In a single window of the Solea senegalensis isolate Sse05_10M linkage group LG1, IFAPA_SoseM_1, whole genome shotgun sequence genome:
- the rcn2 gene encoding reticulocalbin-2 isoform X2, translated as MAPTALLVLLMLQFGLGQSSHNHLHHGGLTGQEHLSEHDMNVLLGDEDTEEIKKLSPAEQKEKLIEIVKKIDTNADNLLSVEEITLWIQHVYRKYALDDAVERFAEFDLDKDGIVTWQEYNTITHGQLVHFDDSTVMEDPEQESLRQDFVIEDVLSEYDTDKDGFISLSEFIGDVRGDDNTPSQWEIEETVRFKELYDQDKDGKLNREEQLRWVAPNSHGSAREEALHLIKEMDIDGDGQLSLDEVLKNQETFMNSEVTDYGRHLHVSHDEL; from the exons ATGGCACCCACTGCGTTGCTGGTATTGCTGATGCTCCAGTTTGGACTTGGACAAAGTTCACATAACCATCTTCACCATGGTGGTTTAACTGGCCAGGAGCACCTGTCTGAACATGACATGAATGTCCTGCTAGGAGATGAG GACACAGAGGAGATCAAGAAACTAAGCCCAgcagagcaaaaagaaaaactgatagAAATTGTGAAGAAAATTGACACAAATGCTGACAACCTGCTGAGTGTTG AGGAGATCACTCTATGGATTCAGCATGTCTACAGAAAATACGCTCTGGATGATGCAGTGGAAAGATTCGCGGAGTTTGATCTTGACAAAGATGGCATCGTAACATGGCAGGAGTACAACACAATTACTCACGGGCAACTTGTACATTTTGATGACAGCACGGTGATGGAGGATCCAGAGCAAGAGTCTCTCAGACAG GATTTTGTCATTGAAGATGTACTGAGTGAATATGACACGGACAAAGACGGATTTATTAGTCTCAGTGAATTTATTGGAGATGTCCGTGGCGATG ataaTACACCTTCACAGTGGGAGATTGAAGAAACAGTGCGGTTTAAAGAGCTCTATGACCAAGATAAAGATGGGAAGCTGAATCGTGAGGAGCAGCTCCGCTGGGTCGCACCTAATAGTCATGGTTCTGCAAGAGAAGAG GCCCTACACCTCATCAAGGAAATGGACATCGATGGAGATGGACAGCTCTCACTGGATGAAGTTTTAAAAAATCAAGAAACATTCATGAACAGTGAAGTGACAGACTATGGGAGACATCTGCACGTTTCACACGATGAATTATAA
- the rcn2 gene encoding reticulocalbin-2 isoform X1 gives MAPTALLVLLMLQFGLGQSSHNHLHHGGLTGQEHLSEHDMNVLLGDEDTEEIKKLSPAEQKEKLIEIVKKIDTNADNLLSVEEITLWIQHVYRKYALDDAVERFAEFDLDKDGIVTWQEYNTITHGQLVHFDDSTVMEDPEQESLRQLYLKERRRFDFADVDGIPGLHVDEFLAFIHPSEVDHMSDFVIEDVLSEYDTDKDGFISLSEFIGDVRGDDNTPSQWEIEETVRFKELYDQDKDGKLNREEQLRWVAPNSHGSAREEALHLIKEMDIDGDGQLSLDEVLKNQETFMNSEVTDYGRHLHVSHDEL, from the exons ATGGCACCCACTGCGTTGCTGGTATTGCTGATGCTCCAGTTTGGACTTGGACAAAGTTCACATAACCATCTTCACCATGGTGGTTTAACTGGCCAGGAGCACCTGTCTGAACATGACATGAATGTCCTGCTAGGAGATGAG GACACAGAGGAGATCAAGAAACTAAGCCCAgcagagcaaaaagaaaaactgatagAAATTGTGAAGAAAATTGACACAAATGCTGACAACCTGCTGAGTGTTG AGGAGATCACTCTATGGATTCAGCATGTCTACAGAAAATACGCTCTGGATGATGCAGTGGAAAGATTCGCGGAGTTTGATCTTGACAAAGATGGCATCGTAACATGGCAGGAGTACAACACAATTACTCACGGGCAACTTGTACATTTTGATGACAGCACGGTGATGGAGGATCCAGAGCAAGAGTCTCTCAGACAG CTCTATCTGAAGGAGAGGAGGCGCTTTGACTTTGCTGACGTGGACGGCATACCTGGCCTTCATGTTGATGAGTTTCTCGCCTTCATTCATCCCTCAGAAGTGGATCACATGTCT GATTTTGTCATTGAAGATGTACTGAGTGAATATGACACGGACAAAGACGGATTTATTAGTCTCAGTGAATTTATTGGAGATGTCCGTGGCGATG ataaTACACCTTCACAGTGGGAGATTGAAGAAACAGTGCGGTTTAAAGAGCTCTATGACCAAGATAAAGATGGGAAGCTGAATCGTGAGGAGCAGCTCCGCTGGGTCGCACCTAATAGTCATGGTTCTGCAAGAGAAGAG GCCCTACACCTCATCAAGGAAATGGACATCGATGGAGATGGACAGCTCTCACTGGATGAAGTTTTAAAAAATCAAGAAACATTCATGAACAGTGAAGTGACAGACTATGGGAGACATCTGCACGTTTCACACGATGAATTATAA
- the pstpip1a gene encoding proline-serine-threonine phosphatase-interacting protein 1a isoform X2: MKLEFKDAFWGVDFINNVGYETIIEKLNQGRRTCKDMEELLKMRALAEEKYGKDLVTIARKAGGLQEFNTLRTSIDDMKTQLENIGSLHIQLSSLIKEEAKRMEQFRERQKEQRKKYEVIMERVQKTKVSLYKKTAESKKLYEQRCREADDAEQTAEKLGMAPTATPKQIEKMSCKSKQCREVAEEAEKQYISNIEQLDKVRQEWESTHINTCEMFQQQEEDRLSVLRNALWVHCNQSSMQCVSDDECYEEVRNTLEKCDIIADNNYFVETRGSGSTPPAPIEYQNYYNSDAAHEGNGSAGFVGVIKRFSSLLQGNCSSGSKMNINEPVAQPTETSDGVYASIPGSRVSQLSSEEYKAMYDYVAQGEDELSLSVGDTVIVTDQGQDGWWMVQRNSLSGLVPGSYLAKE; encoded by the exons ATGAAATTAGAGTTTAAAGATGCATTTTGG GGAGTGGACTTCATCAATAATGTCGGATATGAGACTATTATTGAGAAACTTAATCAAGGCCGGAGGACATGTAAAGACATGGAGGAGCTCTTGAAAATGAG GGCATTAGCAGAGGAGAAATATGGGAAGGATCTGGTCACCATTGCCCGTAAGGCCGGAGGTTTACAAGAATTCAA cACTTTAAGAACATCTATAGATGATATGAAAACAC AACTTGAGAATATAGGAAGCCTGCACATTCAACTCTCTAGTCTCATCAAGGAGGAGGCGAAGAGAATGGAGCAGTTCAGGGAGAGACAAAAAGAACAGAGGAAAAAG TATGAAGTCATCATGGAGAGGGTCCAGAAAACAAAAGTCTCCCTCTACAAGAAAACAGCAGAA TCTAAAAAGTTATATGAGCAGCGGTGCAGGGAGGCAGATGACGCAGAGCAAACTGCTGAGAAGCTGGGCATGGCTCCCACAGCCACTCCTAAACAGATTGAGAAG ATGAGCTGCAAATCTAAACAGTGCAGAGAAGTAGCAGAGGAGGCTG AGAAACAATACATATCAAACATTGAACAGCTTGACAAGGTCCGTCAAGAATGGGAATCAACGCACATTAACACATGTGAG atgtttcagcagcaggaagaagaCCGCCTCAGCGTCCTGAGGAATGCTCTATGGGTGCACTGCAACCAGTCATCAATGCAGTGTGTGAGCGATGACGAG TGCTACGAGGAGGTGAGAAATACGCTggaaaaatgtgacatcatcGCAGACAATAACTACTTTGTGGAGACGAGAGGAAGTGGCTCGACCCCCCCAG CTCCAATTGAATACCAGAATTACTACAACAGTGATGCTGCACATGAGGGAAACGGCAGTGCTGGATTTGTTGGAGTCATTAAAAG GTTCTCAAGTCTTCTGCAGGGAAACTGTTCCTCTGGCTCCAAGATGAACATCAATGAGCCAGTTGCGCAACCTACTG AAACATCAGACGGAGTATATGCTTCCATTCCCGGGTCTCGGGTATCCCAACTGAGCAGCGAGGAGTATAAGGCCATGTACGACTATGTGGCACAG ggggaAGATGAGCTGTCTTTATCTGTTGGGGACACGGTGATTGTCACAGACCAAGGTCAGGATGGTTGGTGGATGGTACAAAGGAACAGCCTTTCAGGATTGGTTCCTGGTTCTTACCTTGCTAAAGAATGA
- the pstpip1a gene encoding proline-serine-threonine phosphatase-interacting protein 1a isoform X1, which produces MKLEFKDAFWGVDFINNVGYETIIEKLNQGRRTCKDMEELLKMRALAEEKYGKDLVTIARKAGGLQEFNTLRTSIDDMKTQLENIGSLHIQLSSLIKEEAKRMEQFRERQKEQRKKYEVIMERVQKTKVSLYKKTAESKKLYEQRCREADDAEQTAEKLGMAPTATPKQIEKMSCKSKQCREVAEEAEKQYISNIEQLDKVRQEWESTHINTCEMFQQQEEDRLSVLRNALWVHCNQSSMQCVSDDECYEEVRNTLEKCDIIADNNYFVETRGSGSTPPAPIEYQNYYNSDAAHEGNGSAGFVGVIKRFSSLLQGNCSSGSKMNINEPVAQPTAETSDGVYASIPGSRVSQLSSEEYKAMYDYVAQGEDELSLSVGDTVIVTDQGQDGWWMVQRNSLSGLVPGSYLAKE; this is translated from the exons ATGAAATTAGAGTTTAAAGATGCATTTTGG GGAGTGGACTTCATCAATAATGTCGGATATGAGACTATTATTGAGAAACTTAATCAAGGCCGGAGGACATGTAAAGACATGGAGGAGCTCTTGAAAATGAG GGCATTAGCAGAGGAGAAATATGGGAAGGATCTGGTCACCATTGCCCGTAAGGCCGGAGGTTTACAAGAATTCAA cACTTTAAGAACATCTATAGATGATATGAAAACAC AACTTGAGAATATAGGAAGCCTGCACATTCAACTCTCTAGTCTCATCAAGGAGGAGGCGAAGAGAATGGAGCAGTTCAGGGAGAGACAAAAAGAACAGAGGAAAAAG TATGAAGTCATCATGGAGAGGGTCCAGAAAACAAAAGTCTCCCTCTACAAGAAAACAGCAGAA TCTAAAAAGTTATATGAGCAGCGGTGCAGGGAGGCAGATGACGCAGAGCAAACTGCTGAGAAGCTGGGCATGGCTCCCACAGCCACTCCTAAACAGATTGAGAAG ATGAGCTGCAAATCTAAACAGTGCAGAGAAGTAGCAGAGGAGGCTG AGAAACAATACATATCAAACATTGAACAGCTTGACAAGGTCCGTCAAGAATGGGAATCAACGCACATTAACACATGTGAG atgtttcagcagcaggaagaagaCCGCCTCAGCGTCCTGAGGAATGCTCTATGGGTGCACTGCAACCAGTCATCAATGCAGTGTGTGAGCGATGACGAG TGCTACGAGGAGGTGAGAAATACGCTggaaaaatgtgacatcatcGCAGACAATAACTACTTTGTGGAGACGAGAGGAAGTGGCTCGACCCCCCCAG CTCCAATTGAATACCAGAATTACTACAACAGTGATGCTGCACATGAGGGAAACGGCAGTGCTGGATTTGTTGGAGTCATTAAAAG GTTCTCAAGTCTTCTGCAGGGAAACTGTTCCTCTGGCTCCAAGATGAACATCAATGAGCCAGTTGCGCAACCTACTG CAGAAACATCAGACGGAGTATATGCTTCCATTCCCGGGTCTCGGGTATCCCAACTGAGCAGCGAGGAGTATAAGGCCATGTACGACTATGTGGCACAG ggggaAGATGAGCTGTCTTTATCTGTTGGGGACACGGTGATTGTCACAGACCAAGGTCAGGATGGTTGGTGGATGGTACAAAGGAACAGCCTTTCAGGATTGGTTCCTGGTTCTTACCTTGCTAAAGAATGA
- the LOC122770040 gene encoding tetraspanin-3-like: MSALKMAQCGITSSKTVLVFLNLIFWAAAGILCYVGAYVFITYDDYDHFFEDVYTLIPAVIIIAVGALLFIIGLIGCCATVRESYCGLATFVIILLLVFMTEVAVVVLGYIYRAKVENEVNHSINEVYDEYNGTNSNAQSRAIDYVQRQLQCCGIHNYSDWQSTHWYEESKNNSVPISCCKTNTGSCTGSLTHPEDLYQEGCEALVVKKLKEIMMYIIWTALTFASIQMLGMLCACVVLCRRVRDPAYELLITGGTQA, from the exons ATGTCCGCGTTGAAGATGGCACAGTGCGGCATCACCTCGTCGAAGACGGTCCTCGTCTTCCTGAACCTAATTTTCTGG GCGGCTGCGGGTATCCTGTGCTATGTCGGAGCCTACGTCTTCATTACATACGATGACTACGATCATTTCTTTGAAGACGTGTATACTCTCATCCCAGCAGTGATCATCATCGCAGTTGGAGCGCTTCTCTTCATCATCGGGCTCATTGGATGTTGCGCCACAGTCAGAGAGAGCTACTGTGGACTTGCAACA TTTGTGATTATTCTCCTACTGGTGTTCATGACTGAAGTGGCAGTGGTGGTTCTTGGATACATTTACAGAGCAAAA GTTGAAAATGAAGTTAATCATTCAATAAATGAAGTCTATGACGAGTACAATGGCACCAATAGCAACGCCCAGAGCCGTGCCATTGACTATGTTCagagacag CTTCAGTGCTGTGGGATCCATAATTACTCAGACTGGCAGTCTACACACTGGTATGAAGaatccaaaaacaacagtgtgccCATCAGCTGCTGCAAAACTAACACTGGAAGCTGCACGGGGTCACTGACACATCCTGAAGATCTCTACCAAGaa GGCTGTGAGGCTCTGGTTGTGAAGAAGTTGAAGGAGATCATGATGTACATCATCTGGACTGCTCTGACATTTGCTTCCATCCAG ATGCTGGGGatgctgtgtgcatgtgtcgtGTTGTGCCGCAGAGTCAGAGATCCTGCTTACGAGCTTCTGATCACGGGAGGCACCCAGGCATAA
- the ch25hl1.2 gene encoding cholesterol 25-hydroxylase-like protein 1, member 2, with the protein MNFIDISVDLWIRCSGNYSLLQPVWDNLRLNYTDYMRSPLFPIILTVSSYFVLCLPFLACDVMGDRWAWVQQFKIQPSRRPTAATVLHCSGVTLYNHVFLVLPASVAQWAWRPPVDLPVQAPLLMELIAGVIGNLLLFDFQYFIWHLLHHRIRWLYVTFHAIHHNYSAPFALATQCLSGWELVTVGFWTTLNPVMLQSHFLTTWAFMVLHVYVSIEDHCGYDFPWSTNRLVPFGIYGGSSGHDMHHQKPNTNFAPHFSHWDKIFGTHADVSASSNRK; encoded by the coding sequence ATGAATTTCATAGATATCAGTGTAGATTTGTGGATAAGATGCTCGGGGAATTACTCTTTGCTGCAGCCTGTGTGGGATAACCTGAGGCTCAACTACACAGACTACATGAGATCTCCACTCTTCCCCATCATTCTGACCGTGTCCTCCTACTTTGTTCTGTGCCTACCTTTTCTTGCTTGTGATGTCATGGGGGACAGGTGGGCATGGGTCCAACAGTTCAAGATCCAACCCAGCCGACGGCCAACAGCAGCCACGGTTCTGCACTGTTCAGGTGTTACTTTGTACAACCATGTGTTCCTTGTGCTCCCAGCATCAGTGGCCCAGTGGGCATGGAGGCCACCTGTCGACCTTCCAGTCCAGGCTCCACTCCTGATGGAGTTGATCGCTGGAGTGATAGGCAACCTCCTGCTCTTTGACTTCCAATACTTCATCTGGCACCTGCTCCATCACAGGATCCGCTGGCTCTATGTCACTTTCCATGCCATCCATCATAATTATTCCGCTCCCTTTGCTCTTGCCACGCAGTGTCTCAGTGGCTGGGAGCTGGTCACTGTTGGGTTTTGGACGACCCTGAACCCTGTGATGCTGCAAAGCCATTTTCTCACTACGTGGGCCTTCATGGTGCTGCATGTCTATGTTTCCATAGAGGATCACTGTGGCTATGATTTCCCCTGGTCAACAAACCGTCTGGTTCCGTTTGGCATCTACGGAGGATCCAGCGGCCACGATATGCACCATCAGAAACCTAACACCAACTTTGCACCACATTTCAGCCACTGGGACAAAATATTTGGCACACATGCAGATGTCAGTGCCTCCTccaatagaaaatag